One stretch of Phaeodactylum tricornutum CCAP 1055/1 chromosome 9, whole genome shotgun sequence DNA includes these proteins:
- a CDS encoding predicted protein, with protein MTASTLSPKGRIGLPLASAWCIVFLPALSYFLATRILQLGGRSSGVRTSSTFRPDESITGKILRLHASDATHACRVLARDVLFVSKESTSCAPHTDTVALQYGLQTVQDSGLQQVVATIWRHDSELGRGYLLLSDAANNGRIWRWEVGGGPIAIGKTLHLDHAGCRSGQYRPCSNSTAAVAVGEPVGSGGMAIDFRSKEHAAEGSLVVAEWGEGRVVRLEPHTGARTPLIIQVPDVCELDDNKLDNNTNHHQTTIRSLANRRIEHPTSLVFTPFGDLLVTDYVAACQTSVLIQLNHAVHVKPLESLPQSREAHSWSAVAASDGLAPPRIKYATAGRLGNVAIAPDWTFAYVPAHHNDRVTLLKFQLTPQDDDHDTDDLTDNHEKREAKDQPRIAGVRTEPEIALDLTQHVVWANQEPGHIAVSQSGYIFWAIGTNVLVVDVANQSVLASFAIPDTPTSLTLGEDGFLYIATKQTLLRIKTRAKPVKIPVNLVVRPNMA; from the coding sequence ATGACGGCGAGTACACTTAGCCCCAAAGGGCGCATCGGGCTGCCTCTGGCGTCGGCGTGGTGTATCGTCTTTCTGCCGGCCTTGTCCTACTTTCTCGCAACGCGTATTCTTCAACTCGGGGGCAGAAGCAGTGGGGTTCGTACATCCTCGACCTTTCGACCCGACGAGTCTATCACCGGCAAGATTCTGCGTCTCCACGCGTCCGACGCGACTCACGCCTGTCGCGTTCTCGCACGAGACGTTTTGTTTGTCTCCAAGGAGTCGACCTCGTGTGCACCCCACACCGACACGGTGGCATTGCAGTACGGACTGCAGACGGTACAAGATTCCGGGTTGCAACAGGTCGTTGCGACCATATGGCGTCACGATTCGGAACTCGGACGTGGCTACTTGTTGCTCAGTGACGCCGCCAATAACGGTAGAATTTGGCGCTGGGAAGTCGGAGGCGGTCCCATTGCGATTGGAAAAACGTTGCATTTGGATCACGCAGGTTGTCGGTCCGGCCAATATCGCCCGTGTTCCAACAGTACGGCGGCAGTGGCCGTGGGGGAACCCGTCGGTAGTGGAGGCATGGCCATAGATTTTCGCTCGAAAGAACACGCGGCGGAAGGATCATTGGTCGTTGCCGAATGGGGAGAAGGCCGTGTGGTTCGACTAGAACCACACACCGGTGCACGAACACCCTTGATTATTCAAGTTCCTGACGTTTGTGAGCTCGACGATAACAAACTCGACAACAATACCAACCACCACCAGACTACCATTCGTTCCCTTGCGAACCGACGTATCGAACATCCAACTTCTCTAGTGTTTACCCCCTTTGGAGACTTGTTGGTCACGGATTACGTCGCCGCGTGTCAAACATCGGTTCTCATCCAGCTAAATCATGCCGTACACGTCAAACCGCTGGAATCGTTGCCGCAGAGTCGCGAGGCCCACTCCTGGTCTGCCGTGGCAGCCTCGGATGGCCTGGCACCACCTCGGATCAAGTACGCAACCGCCGGTCGTTTGGGAAACGTGGCGATTGCTCCCGATTGGACCTTCGCTTACGTACCCGCACACCACAACGACAGGGTGACCTTGCTCAAGTTTCAATTAACCCCTCAAGACGATGATCACGATACGGATGATCTCACGGATAACCACGAAAAGCGAGAGGCGAAGGACCAACCACGCATCGCGGGGGTTCGGACAGAGCCTGAAATTGCTTTGGATTTGACCCAACACGTGGTATGGGCCAATCAGGAACCAGGCCACATTGCTGTCAGTCAATCAGGATATATCTTTTGGGCAATCGGAACTAATGTTCTGGTGGTAGACGTTGCCAACCAATCGGTTTTGGCGTCCTTCGCCATTCCAGACACCCCGACCTCCCTCACCCTTGGCGAAGACGGTTTTTTGTACATTGCTACCAAACAGACTTTGCTAAGAATCAAAACTCGTGCAAAACCTGTCAAAATACCAGTCAATCTGGTGGTGCGACCGAACATGGCCTAA
- a CDS encoding predicted protein, protein MPMPRGGSARSSLYVTLQLPTGLLISAIAIHVSAWKPNGAKGVRKAEPQRRRLDKKEPKERECSIDEEEDEIEFQCKAKTENADTEIEDKIDFSVKRTNAQALRVKVKYEQEIEQGDTETETETEYEVTFDRLIEYEKANGANTEAYEWGSDTIVQTIALDSWSDFSNVVESEDGVVSTFSVSSTNGLAIFSFHISRAADGAEISANKMKIDFELINFPWSQDNTYVALISDIESQREVEIEVDDDPDTPDSESSRTATDVFISFQDATSTVGFVPFGEYTWAETAEVLNATSNATDTNTTVTLDSQEIQVVATSSSDPTSNEIAFSFIGDAARSAADIFWDPEAGISYSQSASIRAVASATCTIVAVLSSMLLMAI, encoded by the exons ATGCCAATGCCCCGAGGAGGCAGCGCAAGGTCGTCTCTATATGTGACACTCCAACTGCCCACCGGTCTACTTAT CAGTGCCATTGCTATCCATGTATCTGCATGGAAGCCAAATGGAGCAAAAGGTGTCCGCAAGGCGGAACCGCAACGACGTCGTCTGGATAAGAAAGAACCCAAAGAACGGGAATGCTCGATCG acgaggaagaagacgagatTGAATTCCAGTGCAAAGCCAAAACAGAAAACGCAGACACTGAAATTGAGGACAAGATTGACTTTTCCGTCAAACGCACCAATGCTCAAGCACTACGCGTCAAGGTGAAATACGAACAGGAAATCGAACAAGGCGATACAGAAACAGAGACGGAAACCGAGTACGAGGTCACGTTCGACCGCCTTATTGAGTACGAAAAGGCCAATGGCGCCAATACGGAAGCCTACGAATGGGGCAGTGACACCATTGTCCAAACTATCGCCTTGGATAGCTGGAGCGATTTCAGTAACGTTGTTGAGAGCGAGGACGGCGTTGTGTCCACTTTTTCCGTATCTTCGACCAACGGTCTTGCCATCTTTAGCTTTCACATTAGCCGGGCGGCCGATGGAGCTGAGATCTCCGCCAACAAAATGAAGATTGATTTCGAGCTCATCAACTTTCCTTGGAGTCAGGACAATACATATGTGGCCTTGATTAGCGACATTGAGTCCCAGCGTGAAGTTGAGATTGAggtcgacgacgatccgGACACGCCGGATTCCGAATCTTCCCGGACGGCGACCGATGTGTTCATTAGTTTTCAGGACGCCACTAGCACGGTTGGCTTTGTTCCTTTCGGTGAATACACCTGGGCCGAAACAGCAGAGGTGTTGAACGCAACCAGTAACGCCACTGACACCAACACAACCGTCACCCTCGACAGTCAGGAGATTCAAGTCGTAGCGACTTCGTCCTCTGATCCAACTTCCAACGAGATTGCGTTCTCATTCATTGGCGACGCGGCTCGATCAGCCGCCGACATTTTCTGGGACCCCGAAGCCGGTATTAGTTACTCCCAATCAGCGTCGATCCGAGCGGTGGCTTCGGCAACGTGTACCATTGTAGCGGTCCTTTCGAGCATGCTGCTGATGGCAATCTAG
- a CDS encoding predicted protein produces QYLSRLTDVQQMDIQSALDQMKSLLSTRPQLVYKTAYYRKQTKNHWARDDPAFVALQAVFLLIACIAYAVSFRISVTDTISFLLYNALWNWLGMGFILASLCREIANRHLTLHQSNSHVRQQVELLYAFDIHCNAFFPVFVVLYGIQFFLLPFVLAEGLFALLLANTLYAAALSWYWYITHLGYRTLPFLSNTEVFLFPIAAIVLLYTVMIV; encoded by the exons CAGTATCTTTCCCGTTTGACCGATGTGCAGCAAATGGACATTCAGTCCGCCTTGGATCAAATGAAATCTCTCCTCTCCACGCGTCCGCAACTCGTTTACAAGACTGCCTACTATCGAAAGCAAACCAAGAACCATTGGGCCCGGGATGACCCCGCCTTTGTGGCCTTGCAGGCTGTCTTTCTATTGATTGCCTGTATCGCCTATGCCGTTTCCTTCCGCATCTCGGTGACCGACACGATTTCCTTTTTGCTATACAACGCTCTATGGAATTGGCTGGGTATGGGGTTTATTCTGGCATCACTTTGTAGGGAAATTGCCAATCGACACTTGACACTTCATCAATCCAACAGTCACGTCCGACAACAAGTGGAATTGCTTTATGCGTTTGATATCCACTGCAACGCGTTCTTCCCGGTTTTTGTGGTGCTTT ACGGAATACAGTTCTTTTTATTACCGTTCGTTCTAGCCGAAGGACTCTTTGCGCTGCTTCTCGCAAACACGTTATACGCAGCCGCTTTGAGTTGGTACTGGTACATTACCCATTTGGGTTACCGTACCCTACCGTTTCTGTCAAACACCGAGGTTTTTCTTTTCCCCATTGCCGCCATTGTGTTGTTATACACCGTTATGATTGTC
- a CDS encoding predicted protein — protein KLGTGLRYEESTRQVFATAAGRLHNFHRVYYVLQDLQRYRPALEDRVVGIVEDRVGSDGAGGDIYRVNLGAAHPALLSSLSFEGASKRNKPHLQPGQLLYARVAALHTSGALDPELSCVLGPHDQGVPRRDWMTNEGCYGELKGGKTCRVSTGLARELLQPDNVVLAELSKAKLSFEVAVGVNGFLWIHSHSPEYTILIQNAIQNSAVLTEEQVRGMVRSLVYTVNKQLQQERDASNDSD, from the coding sequence AAACTCGGAACCGGGTTGCGCTACGAAGAGTCGACGCGGCAAGTCTTCGCTACGGCTGCGGGACGACTCCACAATTTTCACCGCGTCTACTACGTATTACAGGACCTCCAACGCTACCGTCCGGCACTCGAAGACCGCGTCGTCGGGATTGTGGAAGATCGTGTTGGCAGCGACGGTGCCGGAGGTGACATCTACCGAGTCAACCTCGGGGCCGCACATCCGGCACTGCTCAGTAGTCTCAGCTTTGAAGGCGCCAGCAAACGCAACAAGCCACACCTGCAACCGGGACAGCTGCTGTACGCGCGGGTCGCGGCACTGCACACTTCGGGAGCCTTGGATCCGGAATTGTCCTGCGTACTGGGACCCCATGATCAAGGCGTCCCTAGAAGGGACTGGATGACCAACGAAGGATGCTACGGAGAACTTAAAGGCGGCAAAACGTGTCGCGTGTCGACCGGTCTTGCACGGGAATTACTACAGCCAGACAATGTTGTCTTGGCCGagctttccaaagccaaaTTGTCCTTTGAAGTTGCTGTAGGGGTCAACGGATTCTTGTGGATCCACAGCCATTCGCCAGAATACACCATTCTCATACAGAACGCGATACAAAATTCTGCCGTATTGACGGAAGAACAAGTCCGGGGGATGGTACGATCACTCGTCTATACCGTTAACAAGCAATTGCAACAAGAACGGGATGCATCCAATGACAGCGATTGA
- a CDS encoding predicted protein has protein sequence MKQSTAILPHCSVVLVLLLSTVNIFGTVVVAWNSAMVAYRYNANQCHHQLSGLPSLTRLPLTPLRAASANCAAPTMGAVGSQTALRMLRSSNDDDGSDNDDFAENEGESPLSPVPQNRHNTRHLPEESEILGDEEDASPSSQTLESLQRNITATVDQKIRVAQAQAEIDRILKGPDAPFDTETELKKVKSIAPPVAESLLAQELDEKASQMEQDLYQAVKQQDYGKAATLKQEISQAHIDDCGAVLQVNAAFYRAFSEKNLGAMEALWLHDGTSTCIHPSHKPLVGSKAVLHSWKRMFRSSDGSFQRNWMEPHDIRLTVKGASTAIVTCDEHVYARRFVRGQKRQTELINKLTATNIFRKVNGRWMLTYHHASWHADSEAAKNALRGGGAGGATLRSGNSKARKSARSSRSNQEDDNDDDASIGMDGILGMNDFGPLLGSSHDKKGEGDKKPVKRIVMGSLSDIFNGNLGDILGNDESNDGNGDDANNESGAIIRFSRIDEDDDDEDDDDDDDEEEDEEGSETVSIIKKWGDSTETEGSGSSNKGSNGEGSEPKDALRQNCITALRKLCDQGSISPKQKRVLLTDIITCSAKGEFSMVEVAYELLCGEGEDKEVAEEEFADQCRVFAHSLPESPVQQS, from the coding sequence ATGAAGCAATCGACTGCCATTCTTCCACACTGTTCCGTTGTCCTGGTCCTCCTTCTTAGCACTGTGAATATATTCGGtaccgttgtcgttgcttgGAACTCGGCGATGGTTGCCTATAGGTATAACGCCAATCAGTGTCATCATCAGTTGAGTGGCTTGCCGTCGTTGACGCGTTTGCCGTTAACGCCATTACGCGCGGCGAGCGCCAACTGCGCGGCACCGACAATGGGAGCAGTCGGATCGCAAACAGCTCTACGGATGCTGCGTTCCtccaacgatgacgacggcagtgacaacgacgactttgcgGAAAATGAGGGGGAATCTCCGCTTTCTCCGGTACCACAGAATCGTCACAACACTCGGCATCTGCCAGAAGAGAGTGAAATACTTggcgacgaagaggacgcTTCACCGTCTTCACAGACGCTGGAATCTCTCCAGCGAAACATCACGGCTACCGTCGACCAAAAGATTCGGGTCGCACAAGCACAAGCCGAAATCGATAGGATTCTAAAGGGCCCCGATGCCCCTTTTGACACGGAAACTGAACTGAAAAAGGTCAAGAGTATCGCTCCGCCTGTAGCGGAAAGTCTATTGGCACAAGAATTAGACGAAAAGGCATCGCAAATGGAGCAAGACTTGTATCAAGCCGTCAAACAGCAAGACTACGGTAAAGCGGCTACGCTCAAACAAGAAATATCACAGGCTCACATTGACGATTGTGGTGCCGTCTTGCAGGTAAATGCAGCCTTCTACCGCGCCTTTTCGGAAAAAAACTTGGGCGCCATGGAAGCTCTCTGGTTACACGATGGCACCTCCACGTGCATTCATCCCTCACACAAACCCTTGGTCGGATCCAAGGCCGTCCTGCACAGCTGGAAACGAATGTTCCGGTCCTCCGACGGCAGCTTTCAACGTAACTGGATGGAACCGCACGACATTCGTTTGACCGTCAAGGGAGCTTCGACCGCAATTGTTACCTGTGATGAACACGTGTACGCACGCCGTTTCGTACGCGGACAGAAACGACAAACAGAACTTATCAACAAACTCACCGCGACCAACATCTTTCGAAAGGTCAATGGGAGATGGATGTTGACCTATCATCATGCATCCTGGCATGCCGATTCTGAAGCCGCCAAGAATGCCTTGCGAGGGGGTGGCGCTGGCGGAGCGACTTTGCGCAGTGGGAATTCAAAAGCACGCAAGTCTGCGCGATCGTCACGCAGCAACCAagaggacgacaacgatgatgaCGCCAGTATTGGTATGGATGGAATTTTGGGGATGAATGATTTTGGCCCCTTGCTCGGGTCCTCACACGACAAGAAAGGGGAGGGTGATAAGAAGCCCGTCAAGCGTATCGTCATGGGAAGCTTATCAGACATTTTCAACGGAAACTTAGGGGATATTCTCGGGAACGACGAGAGTAACGACGGTAATGGTGACGATGCCAACAATGAGAGTGGAGCAATCATTCGATTCAGTCGCatcgacgaggacgatgatgatgaagacgatgatgacgacgatgatgaggagGAGGATGAGGAAGGCAGCGAAACCGTTTCCATTATTAAAAAATGGGGAGATTCGACCGAAACGGAAGGGTCAGGGTCGtccaacaaaggcagcaacGGCGAAGGGTCAGAGCCTAAGGACGCGCTACGGCAAAATTGCATCACGGCACTCCGTAAATTGTGTGATCAGGGATCCATCTCGCCAAAACAGAAGCGTGTTCTCCTAACGGACATCATTACGTGCTCGGCTAAGGGAGAATTTAGCATGGTAGAAGTTGCTTACGAATTACTGTGTGGTGAAGGTGAGGATAAGGAAGTAGCCGAGGAAGAGTTTGCCGACCAGTGTCGAGTATTTGCGCACTCGTTACCGGAAAGTCCAGTTCAACAATCATGA
- a CDS encoding predicted protein — MKSCVSKAVFLFVSLRRQRAGAWTSPLSVRRPCPRGHGSYPTQCLSHASLLSVAECLELYHNSTRSGERSIRFVDGSWYHKGNRNGLFEFLNGPRLPDSVYMDMDDISCQTDLFPTLNPSDLYLMQPPRALLSAWMDFYKIRRTDQVIVYGRSGSVFLPRTWFTLHAVLSHARVSIMQGSLEDWMRAGGPLDEGVLEQSSSVVRAADLDWEQPTRYDSNSQSPSEQAVVSIVDANYMLYVIGDNKCSTKILDARGSSFAAGHMPGAVHIPYSSLLVDPTSGSQFKPGEEMRKIFLAQGVDPTANTPLVCSCGSGVSACSLYLALHVCGRSPEQSTKVYDGSWNEWKTLPYTPKEQVPKK, encoded by the coding sequence ATGAAAAGCTGTGTGTCCAAGGcagttttcttgtttgtttcaCTCCGACGACAGCGCGCGGGTGCCTGGACTTCGCCACTTTCGGTGCGCCGACCATGCCCACGAGGCCACGGATCCTATCCTACGCAGTGTCTGTCACACGCCAGTCTACTGTCGGTAGCGGAATGTCTAGAATTGTACCATAATTCCACACGTAGCGGGGAACGTAGCATCCGCTTTGTCGACGGTTCTTGGTATCACAAGGGAAATCGAAATGGCTTGTTCGAATTCCTGAACGGACCCCGTCTACCCGACAGTGTTTACATGGACATGGACGACATTAGTTGCCAGACCGACCTTTTTCCAACTCTCAATCCCTCCGATCTGTACCTGATGCAGCCACCGCGAGCCTTGTTGAGTGCGTGGATGGACTTTTACAAAATTCGTCGTACAGATCAAGTGATTGTGTACGGACGTTCCGGCAGTGTCTTTTTGCCTCGCACTTGGTTTACCTTGCACGCTGTGTTAAGTCACGCCAGGGTAAGTATAATGCAAGGCAGTTTAGAAGACTGGATGCGCGCGGGTGGTCCACTAGATGAAGGAGTATTGGAACAGTCCAGCAGCGTAGTTAGGGCGGCTGATCTCGACTGGGAACAACCGACCAGgtacgacagcaacagccaGTCACCGAGCGAACAGGCCGTGGTCAGCATCGTGGACGCGAACTACATGCTTTATGTAATAGGGGACAACAAGTGCAGTACGAAGATCTTGGACGCGCGGGGTTCCAGTTTTGCAGCGGGTCACATGCCCGGTGCGGTCCACATTCCGTACAGTAGTTTGTTGGTAGATCCGACCAGCGGGAGTCAATTCAAACCGGGTGAAGAAATGCGGAAGATATTTCTTGCGCAAGGTGTGGATCCCACAGCGAATACTCCTCTTGTGTGTTCGTGTGGTAGCGGCGTTTCGGCGTGTAGTCTCTATTTGGCGCTACACGTTTGTGGACGTTCTCCGGAGCAAAGCACCAAGGTGTACGACGGCAGCTGGAATGAGTGGAAAACGCTGCCTTACACACCGAAAGAACAAGTGCCGAAAAAGTGA
- a CDS encoding predicted protein produces the protein MGEDQTSVLLTHRLRTSDNDDRQSRFNGTAVILIVFIIISCAIWLPACIRKCRRSALHRNQFQGQGATQTTRNVPNSNVQRMGGVMAEQIIESLRRLMEQSRENEGVEGAALADRKEYIENVLMTKNVELGTNIRKLEESFHRSTNDGAEPSLNVVGSEGSAELQPWQSDNDNGHECCAICLSDYQDGDVIGWSHNKNCKHIFHRECISEWLLTHEECPCCRHYYLFFMEDGDLNGQSQSPLPPPLPAPLSREEEQSWTLERGLRIFYNLTGSPSQNYSDTGNTDTRGSDVELARPAIRNANEDSFSIGPDVSSTDNQSGVIVVDRPIPGRRSP, from the exons ATGGGAGAGGATCAGACGAGCGTTTTGTTGACGCACCGGCTTCGAACaagcgacaacgacgatCGGCAATCTCGTTTTAACGGAACTGCTGTGATTCTCATCGTGTTTATCATAATATCCTGCGCCATTTG GTTGCCGGCGTGTATCAGGAAATGCCGTCGGTCTGCTTTGCACAGAAACCAATTTCAAGGACAAGGCGCCACCCAGACAACCCGTAACGTCCCAAATAGTAATGTACAGCGTATGGGCGGAGTCATGGCGGAGCAGATTATCGAATCACTGCGGCGTCTCATGGAGCAAAGCAGAGAAAATGAAGGTGTCGAAGGAGCTGCGCTGGCCGATCGCAAAGAGTACATCGAGAATGTCTTAATGACCAAG AATGTCGAGCTCGGAACGAATATACGAAAGTTAGAAGAGTCCTTTCATAGGAGCACAAACGACGGAGCTGAACCATCATTAAATGTGGTCGGATCAGAGGGAAGCGCAGAACTTCAACCATGGCAGAGCGACAACGATAACGGACATGAATGCTGTGCCATCTGTTTGAGCGATTACCAGGATGGTGATGTGATCGGTTGGTCACACAATAAAAACTGCAAACACATATTTCACCGAGAATGCATAAGCGAATGGCTACTGACACATGAAGAGTGTCCCTGTTGCCGACACTATTACTTGTTTTTCATGGAGGATGGTGACCTGAACGGTCAATCTCAATCTCCTTTACCACCACCCCTACCTGCGCCTCTCTCTCGTGAGGAAGAGCAAAGTTGGACGCTGGAAAGAGGCCTACGGATATTCTATAATTTGACAGGGAGTCCATCACAAAACTACTCAGACACAGGAAATACAGATACACGAGGGAGCGATGTTGAGCTTGCACGTCCAGCAATAAGAAATGCGAATGAAGACTCTTTTTCAATCGGACCTGATGTTTCCTCAACCGACAATCAAAGTGGTGTGATCGTTGTCGACCGCCCGATCCCAGGTAGAAGATCACCTTAG
- a CDS encoding predicted protein, with product MCLYCFDVLLQELKACKLRGWNSPPTSTPAFVGALSDDRVECPIFVTWQKRRARRNRYAGGDETDTYELRGCIGSLTPKPLVQSVAEYALFSALRDRRFNAVTLDEIPDLCVSVSLLVCYEECETCLDWTVGVHGIIISWTDELRNREYSATYLPDVAEEQGWDQATSVTSLIRKSGFRGEVTKDLLSQIKCTRYQSSKHSLSFDEYLHE from the exons ATGTGTTTGTACTGTTTCGATGTACTTCTTCAAGAGCTCAAGGCATGCAAGCTTCGCGGTTGGAACAGTCCGCCTACATCAACCccagcctttgttggagcTCTATCGGATGACCGAGTAGAGTGTCCTATTTTTGTCACGTGGCAAAAGAGAAGAGCCCGACGGAACCGATACGCTGGTGGGGACGAGACCGATACGTACGAATTACGAGGCTGCATCGGTTCACTTACGCCCAAGCCCTTGGTCCAGTCCGTGGCAGAGTACGCACTCTTTAGCGCTTTGCGAGACAGGCGCTTCAACGCTGTAACCTTGGATGAAATTCCGGACTTGTGCGTTTCTGTATCGCTACTCGTTTGCTATGAAGAGTGCGAAACGTGTCTCGATTGGACGGTCGGGGTGCATGGTATCATTATTAGCTGGACTGACGAGCTTCGAAACAGGGAATATTCTGCAACTT ATCTACCTGACGTTGCCGAAGAGCAAGGCTGGGATCAAGCAACCAGCGTGACTTCATTGATTCGAAAATCCGGTTTTCGGGGGGAGGTAACGAAGGATCTCCTTAGCCAAATCAAATGCACGCGATACCAGAGTTCCAAGCATAGCCTTTCGTTTGACGAGTACCTGCACGAG
- a CDS encoding predicted protein: protein MPCVTFNCKSTAFVAILLFYCQKLAAFVPNFGGVSRTERTFFRHYENKDSSYLFQLYMSDPVPVPTPDPTVPDPPGPAPGPVQPIPDTPGLPPEPAWPTPVPMPDVPPVGPPVSVPTRGPPVMLS from the exons ATGCCTTGTGTTAcctttaactgtaagagtACTGCTTTTGTGGCAATCTTGCTGTTTTACTGCCAAAAGCTAGCTGCATTTGTGCCAAACTTTGGTGGCGTGTCTCGTACAGAAAGAACA TTCTTTCGTCACTACGAAAATAAGGACTCCTCTTACCTTTTTCAACTTTACATGTCGGACCCTGTTCCCGTCCCGACTCCCGATCCTACCGTTCCGGATCCTCCTGGCCCAGCGCCGGGTCCGGTACAGCCTATTCCGGATACACCAGGATTGCCTCCGGAGCCTGCATGGCCGACACCAGTGCCGATGCCTGACGTGCCGCCGGTGGGGCCACCAGTCTCCGTACCGACTCGGGGACCTCCTGTTATGTTGTCCTGA
- a CDS encoding predicted protein produces MEKDSSFQPGSDTNKSTPDESNKTSERSDDARRRSSFLGFDVAGSLPFRSTTKATNVGAHPKASHQHPIFDVPFPANNFDFRQKADNKVVGLKDVHQYRSMMEKRREWATSAHSHKSATSHVIPQGPSVEELEGKARSKAESNPIKLLYLGNMAALKVFGYYLITLETILTCAVTVGLTIYWYRAYDETEWNGGGMDFILLAFAITSPISAAIGMAFTRRERALVALADFRSFSYHLFLAHCLWDWPDNGGRQGAIDVDWVEHCDAVLAQLIGMGDELARFLSLPTANRSRHKLTKQGRKEASRTMEVSYQLLESITTQRMTRLILYSERLKKIGLPSGEVSRIRQYERFMSNMVEQLRMVKMYRTPQALRSFARVFTLLLPPFYAPTYAQVAMDVNSLGVGIAFSIITAVGLTALFESLQVLEDPFTGFLALDGIDVREEFEVLHYAQLISTRKLVFPDAPPFPAGRRGAITGRHRLTVPKMIGKPPIQTHHERHHSRLPSNMDMNAVENAGHGTAATTSGDNSVGTIGPSPVEFDLGLLNLDYVDEELGTPLVNDDEATVRESAFTDHDDDSLIGRQRALSSSGRLASRRAAFAPHQ; encoded by the coding sequence ATGGAAAAGGATTCTTCCTTTCAGCCAGGGAGCGACACCAACAAATCGACACCAGACGAATCAAACAAGACTAGTGAACGCAGCGACGATGCGAGAAGAAGAAGTAGCTTTCTAGGGTTCGATGTCGCGGGCAGTCTTCCCTTTCGCTCCACGACGAAGGCAACGAATGTCGGCGCTCATCCAAAGGCATCACACCAACACCCGATATTCGACGTTCCATTCCCTGCCAACAACTTTGATTTTCGACAAAAAGCTGATAACAAAGTGGTTGGTCTGAAAGATGTTCACCAATATCGTTCCATGATGGAAAAGCGTCGTGAATGGGCCACGagtgctcacagtcacaagAGTGCCACATCGCACGTTATTCCCCAAGGTCCTTCAGTCGAAGAGCTCGAAGGGAAAGCACGAAGCAAAGCGGAATCGAATCCTATCAAGCTCTTGTATTTGGGAAACATGGCGGCACTCAAAGTGTTTGGCTATTATCTTATTACCTTGGAGACCATTCTCACGTGTGCCGTAACGGTAGGCTTGACGATTTACTGGTACCGCGCCTACGATGAGACGGAGTGGAACGGCGGGGGGATGGATTTCATTCTACTCGCCTTTGCTATTACATCCCCTATTTCGGCAGCCATCGGGATGGCATTTACGCGACGAGAGCGAGCCCTTGTGGCCTTGGCCGATTTTCGCAGCTTTTCATACCACTTGTTCTTAGCACATTGTCTTTGGGATTGGCCCGATAATGGAGGACGACAAGGGGCAATAGACGTAGACTGGGTGGAGCACTGTGATGCGGTCTTGGCACAGCTCATTGGAATGGGCGACGAGCTTGCGAGATTTTTGTCGCTACCCACCGCGAATCGCAGTCGACACAAGTTGACCAAACAAGGACGGAAGGAAGCGTCGCGGACCATGGAGGTATCGTACCAATTGCTCGAATCGATCACTACACAACGGATGACCAGACTTATTTTGTACAGTGAACGCCTGAAAAAGATCGGGTTGCCTAGTGGTGAAGTCTCCCGTATTCGTCAGTACGAACGCTTTATGTCCAATATGGTGGAGCAATTGCGTATGGTGAAGATGTATCGAACACCACAGGCCTTACGCTCGTTTGCGCGTGTTTTTACTTTGTTGCTGCCCCCCTTTTATGCACCTACGTACGCCCAAGTTGCTATGGACGTCAATTCGTTAGGTGTTGGCATTGCCTTTTCGATCATTACCGCTGTTGGTTTGACGGCACTATTCGAAAGCCTGCAAGTCTTAGAGGATCCCTTCACTGGCTTTCTTGCGTTGGACGGGATCGATGTGCGGGAGGAATTTGAAGTGTTGCATTATGCCCAGTTGATTTCAACCCGCAAACTTGTCTTTCCAGACGCTCCACCTTTCCCCGCTGGTCGACGTGGGGCGATTACTGGCAGACATCGATTGACTGTACCCAAAATGATTGGCAAGCCACCAATCCAAACACATCACGAACGGCATCATAGTCGCTTACCTTCCAATATGGATATGAACGCTGTCGAAAATGCAGGACACGGAACCGCGGCTACAACATCCGGTGACAATTCTGTTGGGACAATTGGGCCGAGTCCAGTCGAGTTCGACTTGGGGTTATTAAATCTGGATTACGTTGACGAAGAGCTAGGCACCCCCCTGGTaaatgacgacgaagcaACCGTTCGAGAGAGCGCGTTCACTGATCACGATGACGACTCGTTGATTGGTCGGCAACGTGCTCTCTCCTCTAGTGGCCGTCTCGCTTCTCGTCGAGCTGCCTTTGCACCGCACCAATAG